In a single window of the Elaeis guineensis isolate ETL-2024a chromosome 6, EG11, whole genome shotgun sequence genome:
- the LOC105046968 gene encoding frataxin, mitochondrial: protein MAFPFSPRLLIRRPLTTARSRLPPLLFSCSSSSCLRRCSPILEAFVALDLGVRDGSFLPVSRASRLLRYPSISRVFLSTRTSDIDRAQGPAVVDYRSVLAKDEFHRLADATIHDLQEKFEEYGDSVQMDGYDIDYGNQVLTLKLGSLGTYVINNQTPNRQIWLSSPVSGPARFDWDVATKSWIYRRTKANLLQLLEEELQQLCAKPIDLS, encoded by the exons ATGGCGTTTCCCTTCTCTCCAAGGCTTCTCATCCGACGCCCATTAACCACAGCGCGATCTCGGCTTCCCCCTCTTCtcttctcctgctcttcttcctCTTGCCTTCGCCGCTGCTCTCCGATTCTCGAAGCTTTCGTAGCTCTCGACCTCGGCGTCCGCGACGGCAGTTTCCTGCCCGTCTCGAGGGCTTCCAGGCTGCTTAGATATCCATCAATTTCTAGGGTTTTCTTATCGACTCGGACTTCGGATATCGATAGAGCGCAGGGGCCGGCCGTCGTAGATTACCG GTCTGTTCTGGCGAAGGATGAGTTTCATAGGTTGGCAGATGCGACAATACATGATTTGCAGGAAAAATTTGAG GAGTATGGTGACTCTGTCCAAATGGATGGTTATGATATAGACTATGGG aatcaagttttgacattGAAGCTCGGGAGTTTGGGAACATATGTCATAAACAACCAAACACCAAACAGACAAATCTGGTTGTCGTCACCAGTAAG TGGACCAGCAAGGTTTGATTGGGATGTGGCAACTAAATCCTGGATATATAGGCGCACTAAAGCGAATCTTTTGCAACTTCTAGAAGAAGAATTGCAGCAGCTATGTGCTAAGCCCATTGATCTTTCTTGA